One Streptomyces sp. SAI-135 DNA segment encodes these proteins:
- the cmk gene encoding (d)CMP kinase gives MENGAQPVIVAIDGPSGTGKSSTSKVVAAQLGLSYLDTGAQYRAITWWMVTNGIDIDDPTAIAAVAGKAEIVSGTDPENPTITVDGTDVAGPIRGQEVTSKVSAVSAVPEVRARITELQRSIATSAEKGIVVEGRDIGTTVLPDADLKIFLTASPEARAARRSGELKSADVQATREALIKRDAADSSRKTSPLAKADDAVEVDTTELTLAQVIECVVTLVEEKRAGK, from the coding sequence GTGGAAAACGGCGCCCAGCCCGTGATTGTCGCCATTGACGGCCCCTCCGGCACGGGCAAGTCGAGCACCTCGAAGGTCGTCGCCGCGCAGCTGGGACTGAGCTACCTGGACACCGGGGCCCAGTACCGGGCGATCACCTGGTGGATGGTGACCAACGGGATCGACATCGACGACCCGACCGCGATCGCCGCCGTGGCCGGGAAGGCGGAGATCGTCTCCGGCACCGACCCCGAGAACCCGACGATCACGGTCGACGGCACCGACGTGGCCGGTCCCATCCGGGGCCAGGAGGTCACGTCCAAGGTCAGCGCCGTGAGCGCGGTGCCCGAGGTGCGGGCCCGGATCACCGAGCTCCAGCGGTCGATCGCGACCTCCGCCGAGAAGGGCATCGTCGTCGAGGGCCGGGACATCGGCACGACCGTGCTGCCCGACGCCGACCTCAAGATCTTCCTCACCGCCTCGCCGGAGGCCCGCGCCGCCCGCCGCAGCGGGGAGCTCAAGAGCGCCGACGTCCAGGCCACCCGGGAGGCGCTGATCAAGCGGGACGCGGCCGACTCCAGCCGGAAGACCTCGCCGCTCGCCAAGGCGGACGACGCGGTCGAGGTGGACACCACCGAGCTCACCCTCGCGCAGGTCATCGAGTGCGTCGTCACCCTCGTCGAGGAGAAGCGGGCCGGGAAGTGA
- a CDS encoding lysophospholipid acyltransferase family protein, translating into MYGLWKPRVLGAWRMPPTGPAILAVNHSHNIDGPMVMGVSPRPTHFLIKKEAFVGPLDPFLTAIGQVKVDRSVADRGAITQALDVLKAGGVLGIFPEGTRGEGDFASLRAGLAYFAVRSGAPVVPVAVLGSSDRPGRLIRGLPPLRSRVDVVFGDPFEAGDGSGRRTRKALDEATERIQKQLSSHLENARRLTGR; encoded by the coding sequence ATGTACGGGCTGTGGAAGCCGCGCGTGCTCGGCGCCTGGCGGATGCCCCCGACCGGGCCCGCGATCCTCGCCGTCAACCACTCCCACAACATCGACGGCCCCATGGTCATGGGTGTCTCGCCCCGGCCGACGCACTTCCTGATCAAGAAGGAGGCGTTCGTCGGGCCGCTGGACCCCTTCCTGACCGCCATCGGGCAGGTCAAGGTGGACCGCTCGGTCGCCGACCGCGGGGCGATCACGCAGGCCCTCGACGTCCTCAAGGCCGGCGGGGTCCTCGGGATCTTCCCGGAGGGCACCCGGGGCGAGGGCGACTTCGCCTCGCTGCGCGCCGGGCTCGCGTACTTCGCGGTGCGCAGCGGGGCGCCGGTCGTGCCGGTCGCGGTGCTGGGAAGCTCCGACAGGCCGGGACGGTTGATAAGGGGGCTGCCTCCGCTGCGCAGCCGGGTCGACGTCGTCTTCGGTGACCCCTTCGAGGCGGGCGACGGCAGCGGCCGGCGCACGCGCAAGGCGCTCGACGAGGCGACCGAGCGCATTCAGAAGCAGCTGAGCAGTCACCTGGAAAACGCCAGGCGCCTCACCGGGCGCTAG